In one window of Thalassophryne amazonica chromosome 9, fThaAma1.1, whole genome shotgun sequence DNA:
- the tmem248 gene encoding transmembrane protein 248, with protein MVYLLNPIENLRNYINNRPPLVLFMVSVSAVAIAFLTIGYFFKIKEIKSPELTEDWNTFLLRFNELDLCVSENETLKHGLNESTTSESMVVTSGQARSSTQPPLLLEDSGPINISVSITLTLDPQHPFGGYSRNITHLYATVLGQQLGLSGREAHEEINITFSLPVSWNSDDCVLHGHCEQVVFSTCMTVTAATNIFPVTVQPPHCVPETYTNATSWYKVFTTARDADTKYSQDYNPYWCYKGAIGKLYHALNPKLTVIVPDDDRSLINLHLMHTSYFLFVMVITMFCYAVIKGRPGKVRQTSPDFAEKVALSEG; from the exons atg GTGTACCTGTTAAATCCTATAGAAAACCTGAGAAACTACATCAACAACCGTCCTCCACTGGTCCTGTTTATGGTCAGCGTCAGCGCCGTGGCCATCGCCTTCCTGACCATCGGCTATTTCTTCAAGATTAAGGAGATCAAGTCTCCAGAGCTGACGGAG GACTGGAACACTTTTCTTCTGCGCTTCAATGAGCTGGATTTGTGCGTGTCGGAGAATGAAACTCTGAAGCACGGACTGAATGAGTCAACGACGTCCGAGAGCATGGTGGTGACCAGCGGCCAGGCACGTTCCAGCACCCAGCCTCCCCTCCTGCTCGAGGACTCTGGTCCCATCAACATCTCGGTGTCCATCACCCTCACCCTGGACCCACAGCACCCGTTTGGGGGATACTCTCGGAACATCACTCACCTGTATGCCACCGTGCTTGGACAGCAGCTCGGCCTGAGCG GCCGGGAAGCCCATGAAGAAATAAACATCACTTTCTCCTTGCCTGTTTCCTGGAACTCTGATGACTGTGTGCTGCACGGTCACTGCGAGCAGGTGGTGTTCAGCACGTGCATGACCGTCACCGCGGCCACTAACATCTTCCCCGTCACAGT GCAGCCGCCGCACTGTGTGCCGGAGACGTACACTAACGCAACGTCGTGGTATAAGGTGTTCACTACAGCCCGTGATGCAGACACCAAGTACAGTCAAGACTACAACCCCTACTGGTGTTACAAAGGAGCCATCGGCAAGTTGTACCACGCCCTCAACCCAAAGCTCACCGTCATTGTTCCTGAT GATGACCGTTCGCTCATCAATCTACACCTGATGCACACAAGCTACTTCCTGTTTGTGATGGTCATCACTATGTTCTGCTATGCAGTCA